The stretch of DNA GAAGCAATAAGATTTGCAGCAGGAGTATATATAATTTTGCAAGGTGTTAGATTATTATTAAATGAAATAGTTCCAGCATTTACAGGTATTTCTGAAAAATTAGTTCCTAATGCCAAACCAGCATTAGACTGTCCGATAGTATTTCCATATGCTCCAAATGCAGTTTTAATAGGTTTTTTATTTAGTTTTTTAGGTGGAATAGTTGGTCTATTTATTTTAGGTTCACTAAATATGGTATTAATTTTACCAGGTGTAGTACCTCATTTCTTCTGTGGTGCAACTGCTGGAGTATTTGGTAACTCAACTGGTGGTAGAAGAGGTGCAATGATAGGAGCTTTTGCTAATGGACTATTATTAACATTCTTACCAGCAATATTATTCCCATTGTTAGAAAATTTAGGCTATGCAGGAACTACATTCTCAGATACAGATTTTGCAACTTTAGGTATATTATTAGGAAATGCAGCTAAGTATTTAACACCAATGTATATTACTATAGTAGTAGTAGGTATAATAGTTGCATTAGTAGCATATAATTTTATAGTTAAAAAAGAAGGAGAATAGGAGAAAAAAGTGAATAGTACAAAGAAATTTGCAAATGAAATAAGAATTGAAGTTTTAAAAATGCTTAATAATTTAGGTTTTGGGCATTATGGTGGAAGTATGTCAGTGATTGAAACTTTAGCAGTACTATATAATGATATTATGAAATATGACCCTAAAAATCCTAATTGGGAAGAGAGAGATTATTTTGTATTATCTAAAGGGCATGCAGGACCTGCTTTGTATTCTACATTAGCACTTAAAGGTTTTTTTGATAAAAAAGAGTTGTTATCTTTGAATGTTAATGGGACTAATTTACCTAGTCATCCAGACAGATTAAAAACAAAGGGAGTAGATGTAACTACAGGTTCATTAGGACAAGGAATTTCAATAGCGACTGGTATAGCCAAAGGTTTAAAAATATTAAATAAATCTAATAAAGTATTTTGTATAATAGGTGATGGCGAAGCACAAGAAGGACAAGTTTGGGAAGCCATGCAATTTATTGCACATAATAATTTGAATAATATGATAGTTTTTATAGATTATAATAAAAAGCAACTAGATGATGAATTAAATGTAATATGTGAACCTTTCTCATTTGAGGAGAAAGCAAAAGCATTTGGGCTATCAAGTATAACTGTTAAAGGTAATGATATAGATTCTATAAGAAATGCATGTAATATGAGAACAGATAAACCATTAGTGATTGTTCTTGATAGTATTAAAGGGCAGGGAGTCAAATTTTTAGAAACATTAAAATCTAATCATCATTTAAGAATAAATAACGAAAGTAAAGAAAAACTTGAAAAAGAATTATTTGAATTAGAAAGTGAGGTATTTTAATGTATAAAATGTATGTTGGTGAAGATAAAAAAGAAAATGCCGAACTAAGAAATGTATTAATAGATAAATTACAAGAAATATTTAAAAAAGATGAAAAAGTAGTGTTATTAGATGCTGATTTAATGAGTTGTATAGGAAGTAACAAAATAGCATATAATTACCCAGATAGAGTAATAAATTGTGGTATTATGGAAGCACAGGAAGTGTCATGTGCTGCAGGACTTAGATTAGTAGGTTTTAAACCGTTTGTTCATACATTTACATCATTTGCAAGTAGAAGATGCTTAGATCAGTTATTTATGTCTTCATTGTACCAAGAAAATCCTATTACTGTAATTGCGTCTGATGCTGGTATACAGGCAGTTCACAATGGTGGAACACACATGTCATTTGAAGATATGGGAATTATAAGAAGTATACCTAATACAACTATAATTGAGCCAACAGATTCTAGTGTTTTAAAAAGTGTAATAGATGAAGTGCATTCTAAAAATGATAAATTTTATTGGATAAGATTAACAAGAAAAAATGTATTTAAAATTTATGAAGAAGGTTCTCAATTTGAAATTGGTAAAGCTAATGTTGTTATTAATTATGGTAATGATATTTTAATAGTTGCAATAGGTATGATGGTTCATGAATCTATAAAAGCTGCTAAAATGTTAAAAAAAGAAGGAATAAATGTTACGGTTTTAGATATGTTTACTTTAAAACCTATCGATAAAGAAACAATACTTAAATATGCAATTAATACAAAACT from Oceanivirga salmonicida encodes:
- a CDS encoding transketolase family protein — encoded protein: MYKMYVGEDKKENAELRNVLIDKLQEIFKKDEKVVLLDADLMSCIGSNKIAYNYPDRVINCGIMEAQEVSCAAGLRLVGFKPFVHTFTSFASRRCLDQLFMSSLYQENPITVIASDAGIQAVHNGGTHMSFEDMGIIRSIPNTTIIEPTDSSVLKSVIDEVHSKNDKFYWIRLTRKNVFKIYEEGSQFEIGKANVVINYGNDILIVAIGMMVHESIKAAKMLKKEGINVTVLDMFTLKPIDKETILKYAINTKLVVSAENHNITNGLGSAVSEVLSENCPRKFIRIGVKDRFGQVGTLEFLQEEYQLRAIDIYNSIKNNL
- a CDS encoding transketolase, yielding MNSTKKFANEIRIEVLKMLNNLGFGHYGGSMSVIETLAVLYNDIMKYDPKNPNWEERDYFVLSKGHAGPALYSTLALKGFFDKKELLSLNVNGTNLPSHPDRLKTKGVDVTTGSLGQGISIATGIAKGLKILNKSNKVFCIIGDGEAQEGQVWEAMQFIAHNNLNNMIVFIDYNKKQLDDELNVICEPFSFEEKAKAFGLSSITVKGNDIDSIRNACNMRTDKPLVIVLDSIKGQGVKFLETLKSNHHLRINNESKEKLEKELFELESEVF